One genomic segment of Stenotrophomonas sp. 704A1 includes these proteins:
- a CDS encoding amidohydrolase family protein, producing the protein MSRPQLIVDGHCHLASSRCIPREFFVGVARNIARKKSARDRPAEAENLARLMELQYQDHDADRLVRKMDEAGIARTVLLAPDFTYVFKSEYSLEDMAAQHAAVRARHPGRFHVFFGVDPRWGRMGYDLFERSVEAHGFEGLKVYPPCGFSPSDERMFALYEICAARGMPVLLHTGPTTPTLDFRFADPYLIDAAAKQFPGVNFILAHGGVNFVEQAKLMCNYRPNVYLDISGFPAFMTATTWQQHLADLFAQGINHKIIFGTDWPVFSMKDDLSAMVIKLLEENGPMHGLPEEVVADIMAGTLEKLLPFPLNTTGSVGSTSTFELEGESA; encoded by the coding sequence ATGTCCCGTCCCCAGCTGATCGTTGACGGCCATTGCCATCTGGCTTCGTCGCGCTGCATACCGCGCGAATTTTTCGTTGGCGTGGCGCGGAACATAGCCAGGAAGAAGTCCGCCCGGGATCGTCCCGCTGAGGCTGAGAATCTGGCCAGGTTGATGGAGCTGCAGTACCAGGATCACGACGCAGACCGGTTGGTCCGCAAGATGGATGAGGCCGGAATCGCCAGGACGGTCCTGCTCGCTCCGGACTTCACCTATGTCTTCAAATCGGAGTACAGTCTCGAAGACATGGCGGCCCAACATGCGGCCGTACGCGCACGGCATCCCGGCAGGTTCCACGTGTTCTTCGGTGTCGATCCGCGCTGGGGACGGATGGGGTATGACCTTTTCGAGCGGAGCGTCGAAGCCCACGGTTTCGAGGGCCTCAAGGTCTATCCACCGTGCGGATTTTCCCCGAGCGACGAGCGGATGTTTGCGCTGTACGAAATCTGCGCGGCGCGTGGCATGCCTGTGCTTTTGCACACCGGTCCTACCACGCCGACACTGGACTTCCGTTTCGCCGACCCGTATCTCATCGACGCCGCTGCAAAGCAGTTCCCAGGGGTGAACTTCATCCTTGCACATGGTGGCGTGAACTTTGTGGAGCAGGCGAAGCTGATGTGCAACTATCGACCCAACGTGTATCTGGACATATCGGGCTTCCCGGCGTTCATGACCGCTACAACGTGGCAGCAGCACCTAGCTGACCTCTTCGCCCAGGGTATTAATCACAAGATCATCTTTGGAACGGATTGGCCGGTTTTTTCCATGAAGGACGACCTCTCCGCCATGGTGATCAAACTGCTGGAGGAGAACGGTCCAATGCACGGGCTCCCGGAGGAAGTCGTTGCCGACATCATGGCCGGCACTCTGGAAAAGCTGCTGCCATTCCCACTCAACACCACAGGGAGCGTCGGCAGTACGTCGACGTTCGAACTCGAAGGAGAAAGTGCGTGA
- a CDS encoding ABC transporter permease: MFKYYLKLGLRNLRRNPVLTLLMVMSIGLGVASSMTTYTVFRAVSGDPIPSKSSKLFFPQVDVWGPSSRRGETEPADALTYTDVTALLRHGRAAKQSAIYPVGPTLYPTDRAQKAKTMSGAAVHSEFFPMLEVPFLHGAGWSKSDEEQRARVVVISKALNQRTFGGVNSVGREITLDNSSYRVIGIIGDWDPQPKFYFAAVGYVFGPADDVFIPFATAIDQKIPTSGVFGCSAKLAEPGFSGALASSCIWISYMVELDSAGAVAAYRDYLSDYARSQYPGWPINNRLRDVREFLSYQRIVSSETRLSMMVAICLLVVCMVNTVGLLLAKFLRRSGEIGVRRALGANRFNIAYQFGMESAAIGLAGGALGLLLTWIGIGLIRGLLAPQIARLVHVDISLLLQTLILAVVTTVLAGLYPTWRATHLHPSMQLKQG; the protein is encoded by the coding sequence ATGTTCAAGTACTACTTGAAGTTGGGTCTGCGCAACTTGCGACGAAATCCTGTGTTGACGCTGCTGATGGTCATGTCCATTGGCTTGGGCGTAGCGTCATCGATGACGACATACACGGTATTTCGTGCTGTCTCGGGTGACCCGATTCCTTCGAAGTCAAGCAAGCTCTTCTTCCCCCAGGTCGACGTATGGGGACCCTCATCAAGGCGCGGCGAGACCGAGCCGGCAGATGCCCTTACCTACACGGATGTAACAGCGCTGCTGCGCCATGGCCGCGCAGCAAAGCAGTCGGCGATCTACCCGGTAGGCCCGACACTCTATCCGACTGATCGTGCCCAGAAGGCGAAGACCATGTCGGGCGCGGCGGTCCATAGCGAGTTCTTCCCGATGCTTGAGGTGCCGTTTCTTCACGGAGCTGGTTGGTCCAAGAGTGACGAAGAGCAACGCGCACGGGTCGTTGTCATCAGCAAGGCGCTGAATCAACGAACCTTCGGTGGCGTCAACAGTGTTGGCCGCGAAATCACTCTCGACAACTCCAGTTACCGTGTGATCGGCATCATTGGCGACTGGGATCCTCAGCCGAAGTTCTACTTCGCCGCTGTCGGGTACGTATTCGGGCCGGCAGACGACGTGTTCATCCCATTCGCGACCGCCATCGACCAGAAGATCCCGACATCCGGCGTATTCGGTTGCAGCGCAAAGCTGGCTGAGCCTGGATTCTCCGGCGCGCTTGCGTCCAGTTGTATCTGGATCAGCTACATGGTCGAGCTCGACTCCGCCGGGGCGGTGGCCGCCTATCGCGACTACCTCAGTGATTACGCGCGCTCGCAGTACCCCGGCTGGCCGATCAACAACCGGCTGCGCGACGTTCGCGAATTCCTCAGTTACCAGCGGATCGTATCGTCCGAGACCCGGTTGTCGATGATGGTGGCTATCTGTCTGTTGGTCGTCTGCATGGTCAACACGGTGGGCTTGCTTCTTGCGAAGTTCCTGCGGCGATCTGGCGAGATCGGTGTGCGCCGCGCCCTTGGCGCGAATCGTTTCAATATTGCTTACCAGTTCGGCATGGAGTCGGCGGCAATAGGCCTGGCAGGTGGTGCACTTGGATTGCTTCTGACCTGGATAGGCATTGGCTTGATAAGGGGACTGCTTGCGCCTCAGATTGCAAGGCTTGTCCACGTCGACATTTCGCTGCTTCTGCAGACGCTGATACTGGCCGTAGTCACCACTGTGCTTGCTGGCCTGTATCCCACCTGGCGTGCCACGCATTTGCATCCCTCCATGCAGCTGAAGCAAGGTTGA
- a CDS encoding ABC transporter permease — MTLHPIVSALRHHKAGALLIALQVALTLAIVCNALFIIRARFDSISRATGIVEKDLLFVASSSPKSDMNTDAGKEAIRSSVDSDLMALRQLADVEDAYETNSLPLTGMTWTLGSGLSTGMNIETLVSMYCADERTLSTLGLQLIAGRNFQSNEVGSGSLFDIVQPSVIIVTKALADRHFPQGDALGKQIYFSNATKASTIVGIVDRLQSAAANGSADGMVWSSALIPQRLVAPSRYYVVRAKPGREAAATKSVLAALYLQDPERVIPDGYSGADAGVRTFEQIRSDAYRSDRRLSLLMGGMSIILLAVTGAGVAGLSSFWVGQRRQQIGVRRALGATRRNILSYFLLENALICGSGILAGVLLAYGLNQWMMSQFELSRLSSGYVLLGAAMLSLLSLMAAFVPALRASQVTPVEAIRSA; from the coding sequence ATGACTCTCCATCCAATTGTCTCCGCGCTTCGTCATCACAAGGCAGGCGCTCTTCTGATTGCCCTGCAGGTTGCGTTGACCCTGGCCATCGTGTGCAACGCGTTGTTCATCATTCGCGCCCGGTTCGACTCTATTTCTCGAGCTACCGGTATCGTTGAGAAGGACCTGCTCTTTGTGGCGTCGTCTTCCCCAAAGTCGGATATGAACACCGACGCAGGAAAAGAGGCCATCCGATCGTCAGTCGATAGCGATCTGATGGCCCTGCGCCAGCTTGCGGATGTCGAAGACGCCTACGAAACCAATTCGTTGCCCCTTACCGGCATGACATGGACACTGGGTTCAGGCCTGAGTACGGGCATGAATATTGAAACCCTCGTTTCCATGTACTGCGCCGATGAGCGCACGCTATCGACGCTTGGTCTGCAGCTGATCGCTGGCCGAAACTTCCAAAGCAACGAAGTGGGCAGCGGCAGCCTTTTCGACATCGTCCAGCCGTCTGTGATTATTGTTACCAAGGCGCTTGCTGACAGGCACTTCCCGCAAGGGGACGCGCTTGGCAAGCAGATATATTTCAGCAACGCGACCAAGGCGAGCACCATCGTCGGTATCGTCGATCGCCTCCAGAGCGCAGCGGCCAATGGATCTGCGGATGGCATGGTGTGGAGTTCGGCCTTGATCCCGCAGCGGCTGGTCGCTCCATCGCGATACTATGTCGTTCGCGCCAAGCCTGGTCGAGAAGCCGCTGCAACGAAGAGCGTGCTGGCAGCCCTGTATCTCCAGGATCCTGAGCGCGTGATCCCGGATGGATATTCAGGCGCGGATGCAGGAGTTCGCACCTTCGAGCAGATCAGGAGCGACGCGTATCGCAGCGATCGCCGGCTGTCACTGCTGATGGGCGGCATGAGCATCATCCTGCTCGCCGTGACCGGGGCCGGTGTCGCGGGCCTGTCCAGTTTCTGGGTCGGGCAGCGCCGACAGCAGATAGGTGTGCGCCGCGCACTGGGAGCGACGCGACGCAACATACTCAGTTATTTCCTTCTTGAGAATGCCCTCATCTGTGGTTCCGGCATCTTGGCTGGGGTATTGCTCGCATACGGCCTCAATCAATGGATGATGTCGCAGTTCGAACTGTCGAGGTTGTCGTCGGGGTATGTCCTGCTCGGTGCGGCGATGTTGTCGTTGTTGAGCCTGATGGCGGCTTTCGTGCCAGCGCTGCGCGCTTCGCAGGTTACGCCTGTCGAGGCCATTCGGTCGGCGTAG
- a CDS encoding GNAT family N-acetyltransferase, with protein sequence MSVQYSWPTLIDMAAGAGIVALYNDAIKHTDVIGYQAALDEAQGAALIAGIQGELQRGETALMLIRDGEQCVGMVLLSWSDMPNCRHIATLSKGIIRSDYQGRGLVRDAFLSISDYCDANNFTLIMLDVRENSRPHKLWQSLGFTEYGRVNDYARIDGVSHPGVYMQQTTAALRGRLTTTTPSQPMLSHEEFKLKLRYELESRITLTHPIVKKILDGTPQWDLLRRVTLQGYQLTKHFLEYIETLYHHCPRGVHKKRLLFNMFEEETGRFSRTSNHVVLMENFVRAIGIQDAERDAAIALPNTRALIDYRMDLVRNRHTFHMGAAAVMIASEGQNLETAAGEARHELLPRIYGLTEADLRFFSVHQKEDVGHVAEGISLVADICTTPTMQQEALEVVRKTCDLFYGMYDGMYEAYAT encoded by the coding sequence GTGAGCGTTCAGTACTCTTGGCCTACATTGATCGACATGGCAGCCGGTGCAGGGATCGTTGCCCTGTACAACGACGCTATCAAGCATACCGACGTGATCGGCTACCAGGCCGCACTTGACGAAGCGCAGGGTGCAGCGTTGATTGCCGGCATTCAAGGTGAACTGCAGCGCGGCGAAACGGCATTGATGCTGATAAGGGACGGTGAGCAATGCGTTGGAATGGTGCTGTTGTCATGGAGTGATATGCCCAATTGCCGGCATATCGCCACGCTTTCCAAAGGTATCATCCGCTCCGATTACCAGGGGCGCGGCCTTGTGCGCGACGCCTTCCTGAGCATCAGTGATTACTGCGATGCAAACAACTTCACCCTGATCATGCTGGATGTGCGGGAGAACTCCCGCCCGCACAAGCTTTGGCAAAGCCTGGGCTTTACGGAATACGGGCGCGTGAACGACTACGCCCGAATCGATGGTGTGTCGCATCCGGGCGTCTACATGCAACAGACGACGGCTGCCCTGCGCGGTCGCCTGACGACGACAACACCATCCCAGCCCATGCTGTCGCATGAAGAGTTCAAGCTGAAGCTCAGGTATGAACTGGAATCGCGAATCACCCTGACCCATCCCATCGTCAAGAAGATCCTCGATGGCACGCCGCAGTGGGACTTGCTGCGCAGAGTGACGCTGCAGGGCTACCAGTTGACCAAGCACTTCCTGGAGTACATCGAAACGCTTTACCATCACTGTCCGCGTGGCGTGCACAAGAAGCGACTGCTCTTCAACATGTTCGAAGAGGAGACTGGCCGGTTCTCCAGGACCAGCAACCATGTGGTCCTGATGGAGAATTTTGTTCGAGCCATTGGTATTCAGGACGCCGAGCGCGACGCTGCCATTGCGTTGCCCAATACCAGGGCGTTGATCGACTATCGGATGGATCTGGTGCGCAACCGGCATACCTTCCACATGGGTGCGGCAGCGGTGATGATCGCCAGCGAGGGACAGAATCTGGAGACTGCCGCAGGGGAGGCGCGCCACGAGTTGCTGCCGCGCATCTACGGCCTTACCGAAGCAGACCTGCGGTTCTTCTCGGTGCACCAGAAGGAAGACGTCGGGCACGTCGCCGAGGGGATCAGCCTCGTGGCTGACATCTGCACGACCCCAACCATGCAGCAGGAAGCACTGGAGGTCGTCCGCAAAACCTGCGACCTCTTCTATGGCATGTACGATGGGATGTACGAAGCCTATGCAACGTGA
- a CDS encoding 3-oxoacyl-[acyl-carrier-protein] synthase III C-terminal domain-containing protein, which translates to MQRDEHAVQVGLGGITVELGEIKRDVEAIPGARERFAALKLPMSSALLRYRSYRESTLAPCDAIGSVVLRCLERVGVAAADIDLFVLTSADASFLADRKLVPSLLARHGLVRAVPMAIVSQECTGLLSAIHIASRYIRSGLSRRILVASYDRGGVDADRIQSFGVVSDAASACLVSSQEPLDFKVLGFAQYGDVQGMQGEDDFDQRQALINRVNAAALAEAGVSLDDIGRVFSTNFFWPLASFYAAAAGIPSNLLHDATLFDVGHCLSADALLNLDDYHRRAEGRPGQRYLLQAFAMGLLASMVVERSSSPLRT; encoded by the coding sequence ATGCAACGTGACGAACATGCTGTGCAGGTCGGTCTGGGCGGGATCACGGTAGAGCTGGGCGAAATCAAGCGCGATGTGGAGGCCATTCCGGGAGCGCGGGAGAGATTTGCTGCGCTCAAGCTCCCCATGAGCAGTGCACTGCTGCGGTACCGGAGCTATCGCGAGAGCACGCTGGCTCCCTGCGATGCCATCGGATCTGTCGTGCTGCGCTGTCTCGAGCGCGTGGGTGTTGCGGCCGCGGACATAGACCTGTTCGTGCTGACGTCCGCGGACGCATCGTTCCTGGCCGATCGCAAACTTGTTCCGTCCCTGCTGGCCCGCCATGGGCTGGTTCGTGCGGTCCCAATGGCCATCGTGTCGCAGGAATGCACCGGGCTGCTGTCTGCCATCCACATTGCTAGCAGGTACATTCGGAGTGGTCTGTCACGACGGATCCTCGTCGCATCGTACGACCGCGGCGGAGTGGATGCGGATCGCATTCAGTCCTTTGGCGTGGTCAGTGACGCGGCGTCGGCCTGCCTGGTTTCTTCGCAGGAGCCGTTGGATTTCAAGGTTCTCGGCTTCGCCCAGTACGGAGATGTGCAGGGCATGCAGGGAGAGGATGACTTCGACCAGCGCCAGGCCCTGATCAACAGGGTGAATGCAGCGGCCCTCGCCGAGGCGGGTGTGTCGCTGGACGACATAGGCAGGGTATTTTCGACCAATTTCTTTTGGCCGCTGGCGAGTTTCTACGCAGCAGCGGCGGGGATACCGTCCAACCTGCTGCACGACGCGACGCTGTTCGATGTGGGACATTGCCTTTCTGCGGACGCCTTGCTGAACCTCGATGACTACCATCGCAGGGCGGAAGGACGACCCGGGCAACGCTACCTGCTGCAGGCATTTGCGATGGGCCTGCTGGCCAGCATGGTCGTTGAACGCTCCAGTTCACCCCTGCGTACCTGA
- a CDS encoding acyl carrier protein produces MNVEQSNDLEKIAQLIQLAMGEEVLARPINEETRFVEDLGMQSINRLMLLSLLEQECGVDLESHMAQLVELETVGDTMRFIAILAARG; encoded by the coding sequence ATGAACGTGGAACAGAGCAATGACCTGGAGAAGATCGCCCAGCTTATCCAACTGGCGATGGGCGAGGAGGTGTTGGCCCGTCCTATCAATGAAGAGACACGCTTTGTCGAGGATCTTGGAATGCAATCCATCAACCGGCTCATGCTGTTGAGTCTGCTGGAGCAGGAGTGCGGTGTCGACCTTGAATCGCACATGGCGCAGTTGGTCGAGCTGGAGACGGTTGGAGACACCATGCGTTTCATTGCCATCCTGGCAGCGAGGGGCTGA